The Rhizobium oryzihabitans genomic sequence GACCCGCAACGCGCTCGATACTGTGTTTCTCGCCAAATATACGTGCTAATGAGCCAGCAATATTTTTCAGGCGATTCTGAAGAGAACTATCTCAAATAGCCCTGTTACATGCCTCACGCGCTGAGTGGAGTGCGTCGCCTTTAGTGAGTGTGACCGATCGATCGACGATGCCGGTTCCTAGCGGTCACACTTCTTTGCGAACGGACGGAAGGGGATCCAAAAGTGAGTTTTTTAAATTTGGACCTGTTCGCCTACCCTCTTTCACGATCAAACCTTGTTGGTGAAAGAGATAGCCAGGATGGCACGAGTCCCGCGGCAGCTTGACAACAGACTGGGACGGCGAGTGCGAGAGTTCTTATGAGGGAGAGCAGAGAAATCTGCCGGAGGTCCTCGTAATAAAGAGATCACGCGTTTGCTCTTGGCAGCACCGTCTAGCGGAGACAAAAACGCCGAGCCGTCGCACCCCAAAAACTCGCCTGCGAGAAAAGAAAGCGTGCCGCTTGCGGATCGGTACATCAACCCATACGACAGCGATTGATGGAGAGATCAATGCTCAGGATTAACAATTTTGCTCGCGAGATGAAATGGGCTAGAAAGGGTCACTCCGATTGTATCAAATACGAATGCTCCCGCTCGCCCAAACTCGGACCCTTGCCCACCGATACTTTCTTCCAACTGCGGCAGCAGCGCCGCTAGTGCCGTGTAGCGATCATGGTTGAGCAGGCCCGACGCTTCCACGTCAGAAATATCAATGAATTGTACGCCGTAGCGCAAGGCAACTAGCTGGACGGAAGGGTTCTCGACATCCAGTGCCCCAATCCGTTTAACATCAGCTGAGAGCGGCGGTGCAAAAGTCGTCCACGGTAGCGGCGGCATAATGCTTCTGCGGGCGGAGTAAAATCCGGCCACCTATTTCCTTTCTGCAATGATCGCAGGAGGGACAGGGGATCTACACCGTGGAATTATACCTCAAGGTTCGCCTGGCTGTTTCCGAAGGGATGACGCAGCGTCAGGCAGCAAAGTATTTCAACATATCGCGCGACAGCGTGGCCAAGATGGTGGCCTATTCGACGCCGCCCGGCTATCAGCGGCGATCACCGATCCGGCGTCCGAAGCTTGATGCGTTCGTTTCGACGATCGACCATTGGCTCGATGAAGACCTGAAGGTGCCGCGCAAGCAGCGCCATACGGCCAAGCGGGTGTTCGACCGCCTGCGCGACGAATGCGGGTTCACCGGCGGCTACACGATCATCAAGGATTATATGCGCGATCGGGATCAGCGCCGACAAGAGGTGTTTGTGCCGCTGTCGCATCCGCCCGGCCATGCGCAGGCGGACTTCGGTGAGGCGACGGTCGTGATTGGCGGCGTGGAGCAGAAGGCGCGCTTCTTCGTGCTCGATCTGCCGCATAGCGACGGCTGCTATGTGCGGGCCTATCCGGCGGCGGTGGCCGAGGCCTGGGTCGACGGCCACATCCATGCATTTGCCTTCTTTGGGGCCGTGCCACAGTCGATCGTCTACGACAACGACCGTTGCCTGGTGGCGAAGATTTTGCCTGACGGCACCCGCAAGCGCGCGACGTTGTTCAGCGGCTTCCTGTCCCACTACCTTATCCGGGATCGCTATGGCCGTCCCGGCAAGGGCAACGACAAGGGGAACGTCGAGGGTCTCGTCGGCTATGCCCGGCGCAACTTCATGGTGCCGATCCCGCAGTTTGCGACATGGGAGGCGTTCAACACCTTTCTGGAGGAGCAGTGCCGGAAGCGCCAGCGCGACAGGCTGCGCGGCGAGAGCGAGACGATCGGCGAGCGCTTGCGGCGCGATCTGGCTGCCATGCGCGCCTTGCCAGCCTCGCCATTTGATGCCTGCGACCAGGCAAGTGCCAAGGTGACGGCGCAGTCGCTGGTGCGCTACAAGACCAACGACTATTCCGTCCCGGTCGCCTATGGCCATCAGGATGTGTGGGTGCGCGGCTATGTCAACGAAGTGGTCATCGGTTGCCGTGGCGAGATCATCGCCCGCCATCCTCGGTGCTGGGAACGGGAAGACGTCGTCTTCGATCCTGTCCATTACCTGCCGCTGATCGAGCAGAAGATCAATTCGCTGGATCAGGCAGCGCCCCTCCAGGGCTGGGACTTGCCGCAAGAGTTCGCTACGCTGCGCCGGTTGATGGAAGGCCGCATGGCCAAGCACGGCCGGCGTGAGTACGTGCAGGTCCTCCGCCTGCTGGAGAGCTTCGAACTCGCCGATCTGCATGCGGCGGTGAAGCAGGCGATCCAGCTTGGCGCCATTGGCTTTGACGCCGTCAAGCATCTGATCCTGTGCCGGGTGGAACGCCGGCCGCCCAGACTGGACCTGTCCATCTACCCCTATCTGCCGAGGGCGACGGTCGAGACGACCTCGGCGAAGGCGTATATGCGTCTCCTGTCGTCGGATGCGGGAGAAGCCGCATGAACACCGAAGCACCCGAGATCCTGCTCGCGCACTATCTCAAGGCCCTGAAGCTGCCGACCTTCCAGCGCGAGCACCAGAAGCTGGCCCGGCTATGCGCAACCGAGGGCGTCGATCACGTCGGCTACCTGTTCCGGCTTGCCGAACGGGAAACGATCGAGCGGGATCGCCGCAAGGTCGAACGTCGCATCAAGGCGGCCAAATTCCCGGTCGTCAAAAGCCTGGATAGCTTCGACTTCACAGCTATCCCCAAGCTCAACAAGATGCAGGTGCTGGAACTGTCCCGCTGCGAATGGATCGAGCGCCGCGAGAACGTCATTGCTCTCGGTCCCAGTGGAACCGGCAAGACGCATGTTGCTCTCGGCCTCGGCCTGGCCGCCTGCCAGAAGGGCTTGTCCGTCGGCTTCACCACGGCCGCCGCCCTGGTCAGTGAGATGATGGAGGCGCGTGATGAGCGGCGTCTTCTCCGCTTCCAGAAGCAAATGGCGGCCTACAAGCTACTGATCATCGACGAGCTGGGCTTCGTCCCG encodes the following:
- a CDS encoding alpha/beta hydrolase; translated protein: MAGFYSARRSIMPPLPWTTFAPPLSADVKRIGALDVENPSVQLVALRYGVQFIDISDVEASGLLNHDRYTALAALLPQLEESIGGQGSEFGRAGAFVFDTIGVTLSSPFHLASKIVNPEH
- the istB gene encoding IS21-like element helper ATPase IstB; its protein translation is MNTEAPEILLAHYLKALKLPTFQREHQKLARLCATEGVDHVGYLFRLAERETIERDRRKVERRIKAAKFPVVKSLDSFDFTAIPKLNKMQVLELSRCEWIERRENVIALGPSGTGKTHVALGLGLAACQKGLSVGFTTAAALVSEMMEARDERRLLRFQKQMAAYKLLIIDELGFVPLSKTGAELLFELISQRYERGATLITSNLPFDEWTETLGSERLTGALLDRITHHVNILEMNGDSYRLAQSRARKAG
- the istA gene encoding IS21 family transposase translates to MELYLKVRLAVSEGMTQRQAAKYFNISRDSVAKMVAYSTPPGYQRRSPIRRPKLDAFVSTIDHWLDEDLKVPRKQRHTAKRVFDRLRDECGFTGGYTIIKDYMRDRDQRRQEVFVPLSHPPGHAQADFGEATVVIGGVEQKARFFVLDLPHSDGCYVRAYPAAVAEAWVDGHIHAFAFFGAVPQSIVYDNDRCLVAKILPDGTRKRATLFSGFLSHYLIRDRYGRPGKGNDKGNVEGLVGYARRNFMVPIPQFATWEAFNTFLEEQCRKRQRDRLRGESETIGERLRRDLAAMRALPASPFDACDQASAKVTAQSLVRYKTNDYSVPVAYGHQDVWVRGYVNEVVIGCRGEIIARHPRCWEREDVVFDPVHYLPLIEQKINSLDQAAPLQGWDLPQEFATLRRLMEGRMAKHGRREYVQVLRLLESFELADLHAAVKQAIQLGAIGFDAVKHLILCRVERRPPRLDLSIYPYLPRATVETTSAKAYMRLLSSDAGEAA